A genome region from Coffea arabica cultivar ET-39 chromosome 7e, Coffea Arabica ET-39 HiFi, whole genome shotgun sequence includes the following:
- the LOC113738759 gene encoding putative late blight resistance protein homolog R1A-3, whose amino-acid sequence MMNISSGSSTGCFDFASDHLDRINWTLNFQLDYYIRNLKTGICILKSFDLYIRKCRKRRSNQFMRLECDKEENGDAKSDSFRLNSISFRIQDLVRGITHGLDSAFFRHIQSSASNHSDIRSELARLEDNMWLFFDSDIKEFDIISLFLYYSLGDLQLVVDFIDSISENLRHLYGRYYKFDEDLKIVMRTLLEKLMFLKSFIRFVTLQVVEGEHLKDLLVHVEVVAVNAASLICRSWFQRDDKQMCNEIKTEISQLIHKKIDPVVPQVREIYIHVLTASKLSRSSYTLAMEENKHQLAEFIDYLLLSLMELLESYTSFLVPVKDQMLKLHEGVRVLIILLSRVQEKFNELNDEMKDLIGVVVSDAGIVIFSLSVNEMKEGLQKETDLALSHLLEVLKLIIAELVCIYPLPSSSLSFPKTNELGSLDFLLESLKELASSTTDSIAFPNNSICTILEDLVFLRAFLGNIVEQRNQNEKLQTLWSRVMKVAYSVELEIDSALLGDKQEGCLNAFAGDIKLMKIEAEEIYDSIRYDGETLKVTKTTIHMPSQIVAPIFNEALVGLNDQVESIIDRLMRGSSQLNVVAVVGMPGLGKTTLAKNVCSDPSIKFHFHICAWCTVSQVYSKHNLLLQILCVIDSRSSDQYHKMNEDDLAAKLYQQLKGKRYVIVLDDVWDIEGWNLLKHSLPDDCIGNRILLTSRFHNLSLEIKPDSKPLHLRPLTDKESLELLQKKLFAKEDCPPTLSEVVLHIAKCCKGLPLAVVLVAGILDTIQQDCWEEVARRLSSTIFVENEHCMKTLEYSYNYLPDYLKPCLLYLGAFQEGRDIPVRRLLRLWISEGFVRKIEGKSLEDVADNYLMDLIGRSLVMPTHRRSLGGIEVCRIHDLVHEFCVEKAKEENFLQILYGDDLLTFTRPYNLHRLSIFHATSWELIKSRLFFPNLRCLLFPDSKYGRPLDGSSLKFLLSKLLRVLDLGEMVSRYFPREVLFLVHLRYSRIQWEIGKIPSAIANLSRLETLAIGGPVIFNLLLPNAIWNIKTLKHLVVFPNYGTGGFKFPIDNLEGSPDLEHLETLSLAIDPSSQSQSLQKILSKLPSIRRLTCVNGNHNWDSEYGASAEYHDGILMLDYLSRLESLKMGRFAGYEFVFPLNLRKLTLLNSRQPWSKISAIGKLPNLKVLKLYYDSFVGGKWEMEEGEFQNLRCLKFSCLDIRWWTASCDNFCCLEKLVLEKCLSLEEVPSCLGETLTLDMIEVKWCHESAINSVKQIQQEQMDMGNEDLKIVIII is encoded by the coding sequence ATGATGAACATCTCCTCAGGCAGTAGCACTGGTTGCTTCGATTTTGCTTCAGATCATCTGGACCGGATTAACTGGACACTCAACTTTCAGCTCGATTATTATATCCGAAACCTAAAGACGGGGATATGTATATTGAAATCCTTTGATCTATATATTAGAAAGTGTAGGAAGAGGAGGAGCAATCAATTTATGCGTTTGGAATGCGATAAGGAGGAAAATGGTGATGCTAAATCTGATAGTTTCAGACTTAACAGTATTTCGTTCAGGATTCAAGATCTAGTTAGGGGGATAACACATGGACTTGACTCTGCCTTTTTCAGACATATTCAGTCTAGTGCATCAAATCATAGTGACATCAGATCTGAGCTCGCCAGACTCGAGGATAATATGTGGTTGTTTTTTGATTCAGATATCAAGGAATTCGACATCATCAGTTTGTTTCTCTACTACTCGCTGGGAGATTTACAACTTGTTGTGGATTTCATTGATTCCATTTCAGAGAATCTGAGGCATCTTTATGGCAGATATTATAAATTTGATGAAgatttgaaaattgtaatgcgAACCCTTCTAGAGAAGCTAATGTTCTTGAAGAGTTTCATTCGGTTTGTGACACTACAAGTTGTTGAGGGTGAGCACTTAAAAGATCTGTTGGTTCACGTTGAAGTTGTGGCTGTCAATGCTGCAAGCCTGATCTGTAGATCCTGGTTTCAAAGAGATGATAAACAAATGTGCAATgagataaaaactgaaatttctcaattgaTACACAAGAAGATTGATCCTGTTGTTCCACAAGTCCGAGAAATTTATATCCATGTTTTGACAGCTTCCAAGTTATCAAGATCATCCTACACGTTAGCTATGGAGGAGAATAAGCATCAATTGGCTGAATTTATTGATTATCTCCTGCTTAGTCTTATGGAGCTATTAGAATCTTATACCAGTTTCTTGGTTCCAGTGAAGGATCAAATGCTAAAACTCCACGAGGGAGTAAGAGTCCTAATCATCCTTCTTAGCCGGGTGCAGGAGAAGTTCAATGAGCTAAATGATGAGATGAAGGATCTCATTGGAGTTGTAGTTTCTGATGCAGGAATTGTGATTTTCTCCCTTTCtgtgaatgaaatgaaagaagGCTTGCAGAAGGAAACAGATCTAGCGCTTTCTCATTTGCTTGAAGTGCTGAAGTTGATCATTGCAGAACTTGTGTGCATTTATCCACTACCATCATCATCACTTAGTTTCCCTAAGACTAACGAGCTCGGCtctcttgattttcttcttGAAAGTCTCAAGGAACTAGCAAGTTCTACTACTGATTCAATTGCTTTCCCAAACAATTCAATATGCACAATCCTAGAAGATCTTGTATTCTTAAGAGCTTTCCTAGGAAATATTGTGGAGCAGCgcaaccaaaatgaaaaactcCAAACTCTTTGGAGTCGTGTCATGAAGGTTGCATACAGTGTAGAATTAGAAATTGACTCTGCACTGCTTGGTGATAAACAAGAAGGGTGTTTGAATGCTTTTGCTGGAGATATCAAGCTTATGAAAATTGAGGCTGAAGAGATCTATGATAGCATAAGATATGATGGTGAAACCCTGAAAGTTACCAAGACTACCATTCACATGCCATCACAAATTGTTGCTCCAATATTTAATGAAGCTCTAGTAGGTCTCAATGACCAGGTGGAAAGTATAATTGATAGACTTATGAGAGGATCAAGCCAGCTCAATGTTGTTGCCGTGGTGGGTATGCCTGGGCTTGGTAAGACAACTTTAGCCAAGAATGTCTGCAGTGATCCTTCAATAAAGTTCCATTTCCATATTTGTGCTTGGTGTACTGTTTCTCAAGTATATAGCAAGCACAATTTGTTACTGCAGATTTTGTGTGTAATTGATTCTAGGAGTAGTGAccaatatcataagatgaatgaagatgatttggctGCAAAGCTGTACCAGCAATTGAAAGGGAAGAGGTATGTCATCGTTTTGGATGATGTTTGGGACATTGAGGGGTGGAATTTGTTGAAACACTCATTGCCAGATGATTGCATTGGAAACAGGATACTCTTAACCAGCAGATTTCATAACTTGTCTTTGGAAATTAAACCTGATAGCAAGCCTCTCCATCTTCGCCCACTTACTGATAAAGAGAGTTTGGAATTGCTGCAGAAGAAGCTATTTGCCAAAGAAGATTGTCCTCCAACATTAAGTGAAGTTGTACTGCACATAGCAAAATGCTGTAAGGGCCTACCTCTTGCAGTTGTCCTTGTTGCTGGAATTCTTGATACTATTCAACAAGATTGCTGGGAAGAAGTCGCAAGACGTCTAAGTTCCACCATTTTTGTGGAAAATGAACACTGCATGAAGACACTTGAGTACAGTTATAATTATTTACCTGATTATTTGAAACCATGCCTTCTTTACTTGGGTGCATTTCAGGAAGGCCGAGACATTCCAGTCCGAAGGTTGTTACGGCTTTGGATCTCTGAAGGATTCGTGCGAAAGATTGAAGGAAAGAGTTTAGAGGATGTGGCAGACAACTATTTGATGGATCTTATTGGGAGAAGTTTAGTTATGCCTACACATCGAAGATCTTTAGGTGGGATCGAAGTTTGCCGAATTCATGATTTGGTACATGAGTTTTGTGTGgagaaagcaaaagaagaaaattttcttcAGATTTTATATGGGGATGACCTTCTTACTTTTACTAGACCGTATAACCTCCACCGGCTATCCATTTTCCATGCTACCAGTTGGGAACTTATAAAGTCAAGGCTGTTTTTTCCCAATTTGCGTTGTTTGCTCTTCCCTGATAGTAAATATGGACGGCCGCTGGATGGAAGCTCACTCAAATTTCTGTTATCTAAACTTCTTAGAGTGTTGGATTTGGGGGAGATGGTTAGTCGGTATTTTCCAAGGGAAGTATTATTCCTTGTTCACTTGCGGTACTCGAGGATTCAATGGGAAATTGGGAAAATCCCATCTGCAATAGCCAACCTCTCAAGGTTAGAAACTTTGGCTATAGGAGGACCCGTTATTTTTAATCTTCTGTTACCGAACGCTATCTGGAACATTAAAACATTAAAGCATCTTGTTGTTTTCCCAAATTATGGAACTGGTGGTTTCAAATTTCCCATCGACAATCTTGAAGGATCCCCAGATTTAGAGCACTTAGAAACTTTATCCCTTGCAATCGATCCCTCTTCTCAAAGTCAAAGCTTGCAAAAGATACTCTCAAAGTTACCGAGCATCCGCAGGCTAACATGCGTGAATGGGAATCACAATTGGGATTCTGAATACGGCGCATCTGCTGAATATCACGATGGGATTCTCATGCTGGACTACTTGAGTCGTTTAGAATCACTTAAAATGGGTAGATTTGCTGGATATGAGTTTGTATTCCCattgaatttgagaaagttgaCTCTTTTAAATAGTCGTCAGCCATGGAGtaaaatttcagcaattggaaAGCTGCCTAACCTTAAAGTGCTTAAATTATACTATGATTCCTTTGTGGGGGGAAAATGGGAAATGGAAGAAGGGGAGTTCCAAAATCTCCGATGCTTGAAATTTTCATGCTTGGACATTCGCTGGTGGACTGCATCATGTGATAATTTTTGCTGTCTTGAGAAATTGGTTTTAGAGAAGTGTTTAAGTCTGGAAGAGGTCCCTTCTTGTTTAGGGGAAACCCTTACTCTTGACATGATTGAGGTGAAATGGTGTCATGAGTCTGCCATAAATTCTGTGAAGCAAATTCAGCAAGAACAGATGGATATGGGAAATGAAGATCTAAAGAtcgttattattatttaa